CCCTTAGAATCAGATGTATGGATTGTTAGATAATCAGATACTACCTGCACATCGCCGAGAATTTTATCAAACTTTGAGGAGGATAAAATTATTTTAGAATCATACGGAATTTTTGGTAATGGTGTATCTGTTGCAGAACTTTCAATTAAACGCATTTTGTATTTTTTATTTTTTCCAACAGTAACTAGTAACATATTTTGTTCAGAGATGCTAATCTCTATGCTATCTTTTTTGTCAGCTCTTTTGATAAGTTTTGAAAATTCATCAATTCTAACTCCAAATTTAATATCACTATCACATTCATATTTTTCAAATGCAGAGTTTGGCCAAGAAATATCAATTAAAGCGACATGAGATGGATCCATCCCTCTGAAGGTAATTCCTTCTGCTGTTGCAACAAAAGTAGCTTCTTCAACAAGTGTAGATATTGCAGATATGATTGCCTTTAGATCATCAGAACCACTTGTTTTTGCTCCAAAAGTCAAATCAATTTTCTTGACTTAAAGTTCCAGTTAAACGTTATGTGTAATCTCGCCAGGTGTATTTACATTTCTGGCAGCGATAAAATCTTGTTGTAGGTTCATCTGCACTTCTAGTTTGAAACATCCACCAAACTGCCTCATCATGACCACATTTTTCACATTCTAATTTGATTGTTGGATGAATATCTTCTCCTTCATCTCCTTCAAAAGCTAAAAGTGAAAAATCTTCTTTTTCTTCTTCAACAATTTTTTTTGTCTCTTTTACTTTTTGTCCTTCTATGTAGCCACATTTTGAGCATTCAAGACCAGAAGTACCCTTCTTTAATTTGACCTCACATTTGGGGCAAAATTTCAATCTAATTTACCTTAATTTTAGAATTAAATAGTTGCTTGAACTCTTCTGCCATTTTTATTGCGGAATCTGTTGCTTTTTTAATTTCTCCCAGAGGTTTTGTACTGGAGTTAATTCTCATCCAGCATTCATTGGTAAGGGGATGTTTTACTATAACTCCTGCAAAATCAATATTTGATCCTTTTAGGAGTTCATGTTGAATAATGTATAAGATTCCTATATCAGTCTCAGTGATAGAAAGGCTGATTTCTTTTGGTTCAGAACTGATCACTTGTGCGTTCATGTATTCAGAAAAAGCACTTATTGCGGATATAAATCATTATGAGCGGTAGGAATGGCAGAAAGTAAGATTTCAGAGATAAAACTAGTAAATTCCAAGGATGAGTACTCATCTGATGAAAATGTGGAGATTAATGTACAATTTTCAGTTGAAGGAGACCTCAGAAATGCGTTTAATGAAGCAAATTGGACTAAAGCCTACAATAACAATGATGTTTCTTTCAAAATGAAATATGGTATTAAATTGACATCAGGTGGATTCAGAAAGAAGGAATTAGGCAGGACCATTGATACCTATAGAAAGGCATCAATCTTTTGGACCAGAAATCCAAAACTAGTCAATCCAATGAAAGATAGAAGAATTTGGGTCCAGGTAGCCAAAAATTTTGAGCCATTTATCAGACTAACTGAAGAAGAGGTAAGGCAAGAACTTTTTGACTTTGATGAGAAATTTGTATTCAAAGCTTCAGATTTAGGAAAAGGCAAGCACAAGATTAGCGCTGAGGCATTTGCATCATGGCAAAAGCATGACTATACAGAAACTGGTAGTATCAAGAATAATTCTAGTGAAATTGAAATCACAATCAATTAGGACCTGTTTGAATATTTACTAAAAATAACTATAGCAGTATTTTGATTATTTTTTCAGGTTGTTATGTTTTCTATGAAAAAGTTGTTGAGCAATACTAATCATTTTGTTGAAATCTTCGTCAGTTGCATCAAGTTTTGCAAACTCAAC
This DNA window, taken from Nitrosopumilus sp. b3, encodes the following:
- the pcn gene encoding proliferating cell nuclear antigen (pcna); the protein is MTFGAKTSGSDDLKAIISAISTLVEEATFVATAEGITFRGMDPSHVALIDISWPNSAFEKYECDSDIKFGVRIDEFSKLIKRADKKDSIEISISEQNMLLVTVGKNKKYKMRLIESSATDTPLPKIPYDSKIILSSSKFDKILGDVQVVSDYLTIHTSDSKGDFSGKGDSGEVVIDLDKEDEEIEEISSKEDSIGTYSLEYLNPVVKAVGTTAGFITCEFSSAKPLRIEFKVANIGRIHFYLAPRVES
- a CDS encoding transcription factor S, producing MKFCPKCEVKLKKGTSGLECSKCGYIEGQKVKETKKIVEEEKEDFSLLAFEGDEGEDIHPTIKLECEKCGHDEAVWWMFQTRSADEPTTRFYRCQKCKYTWRDYT
- a CDS encoding RpoL/Rpb11 RNA polymerase subunit family protein — its product is MNAQVISSEPKEISLSITETDIGILYIIQHELLKGSNIDFAGVIVKHPLTNECWMRINSSTKPLGEIKKATDSAIKMAEEFKQLFNSKIKVN